The following are from one region of the Candidatus Edwardsbacteria bacterium genome:
- a CDS encoding T9SS type A sorting domain-containing protein: MKKVSLFVLALIVTASLALALVPNTKMEKSGIEDGGKITIKKVKDTGDLVISGVHDFSCYMTAARCLDMDPAFGTSGGAAVMFLRATGGQMYYAGTIDGGATWSTMGPLTASIRYPSGMCDRISQKPVAFYNWGWGAVGEGAYTLWDDGNYNDGLWGSETLVDTLGQGVAGTAYYCVNGTMGSNGVYHVLANYWGDFTPDASFYFRSTDNGATWSGQDPRSLDLMYYDLFGTEDSLNIFKGGSVVHDPIVEGYVNQVQIVSSLDGNTVMVGSCGLTPDTLGNVLFWYRMSTDAGLTWTPLTWAPDQGSISWEAQSYDMGLAIDKDGYPHFATYLALDTLADGSDYGPLSGIYDYHQTASGWVLTQICGAIDSTTGGTPTSIYPDFCNYALDPNGDLILSFGSSLDGDPADIYITMSKDNGASYGAPLKITDGTQACWYPHLPFVTGGAGTKVPVYYQVANDGYIHWVNYDDIPSGVAGAPAPLPVHGFALNRNYPNPVSGKTAISFSLPKAGDYSLKVYNVAGQVVNTITGRGNAGNNTVNWNSKNVSNGVYFYQLNAAGNTATRKMIVVK, from the coding sequence ATGAAGAAAGTCAGTTTATTTGTATTGGCTTTGATCGTGACTGCATCACTGGCTCTGGCGCTGGTCCCGAACACCAAGATGGAGAAAAGCGGGATCGAAGATGGCGGCAAGATCACCATCAAGAAGGTAAAAGACACCGGCGACCTGGTCATCAGCGGCGTGCACGATTTTTCCTGCTACATGACGGCCGCCCGCTGTCTGGACATGGATCCCGCCTTCGGCACCAGCGGCGGCGCAGCCGTTATGTTCCTCCGGGCGACCGGCGGACAGATGTATTATGCCGGAACCATAGACGGCGGCGCCACCTGGAGCACCATGGGCCCGCTGACCGCCAGCATCCGCTATCCCTCCGGAATGTGCGACAGGATCAGCCAGAAGCCGGTGGCCTTCTATAACTGGGGCTGGGGCGCGGTCGGCGAAGGCGCCTACACCCTGTGGGACGACGGCAACTACAACGACGGCCTGTGGGGCTCGGAGACCCTGGTCGACACCCTGGGCCAGGGCGTGGCCGGTACGGCCTATTACTGCGTCAACGGCACCATGGGCAGCAACGGCGTCTATCACGTGCTGGCCAACTACTGGGGCGACTTCACCCCCGACGCCTCGTTCTACTTTCGCTCCACCGACAACGGCGCCACCTGGAGCGGACAGGATCCCCGGTCTTTGGACCTGATGTACTATGACCTGTTCGGCACCGAGGACAGCCTGAACATATTCAAGGGCGGCTCAGTGGTCCACGATCCCATCGTGGAAGGCTATGTCAACCAGGTCCAGATCGTCAGCTCCCTGGACGGCAACACCGTGATGGTCGGCTCCTGCGGCCTGACCCCGGACACCCTGGGCAATGTCCTGTTCTGGTATCGCATGTCCACCGACGCCGGCTTAACCTGGACCCCGCTGACCTGGGCGCCGGATCAGGGCAGCATCAGCTGGGAAGCCCAGAGCTATGACATGGGCCTGGCCATCGACAAGGACGGCTATCCCCACTTTGCCACCTATCTGGCCCTGGACACCCTGGCCGACGGCTCCGACTACGGACCATTGTCCGGGATCTATGACTATCACCAGACCGCCAGCGGCTGGGTTCTGACCCAGATCTGCGGCGCCATCGACAGCACCACCGGCGGAACGCCCACCTCGATCTATCCCGATTTCTGCAACTATGCCCTGGATCCCAACGGCGACCTGATCCTGTCCTTCGGCTCCAGCCTGGACGGCGATCCGGCCGACATCTATATCACCATGTCAAAGGACAACGGCGCCTCCTACGGCGCGCCCCTCAAGATCACCGACGGGACCCAGGCCTGCTGGTATCCCCACCTTCCCTTCGTCACCGGCGGGGCCGGGACCAAGGTGCCGGTCTATTATCAGGTGGCCAACGACGGTTACATCCACTGGGTGAACTATGACGACATTCCCAGCGGCGTGGCCGGAGCTCCGGCTCCCCTGCCGGTCCACGGCTTTGCCCTCAACCGCAACTATCCCAACCCGGTCAGCGGCAAGACGGCCATCTCCTTCAGCCTGCCCAAGGCCGGCGACTACAGCCTCAAGGTCTACAACGTGGCCGGACAGGTTGTCAACACCATCACTGGCCGCGGCAATGCGGGCAACAACACGGTCAACTGGAACAGCAAGAACGTCTCCAACGGCGTCTACTTCTACCAGCTGAATGCCGCCGGCAACACCGCCACCAGGAAGATGATCGTAGTCAAATAA
- a CDS encoding TonB-dependent receptor, giving the protein MKLKTIFMAAALVLWAAGLLKAGDTGKIAGRVMDAGNGDPLMGASVQLLGTNKGALTDSQGYYYIINIPSGKYSLKAYTTGYASMTVTDVKCNQDLTTKVDFRIKPSPIKTEGIVVVAERPVVDKDLTATRRAIRLDDFPSMPWDTPEKALASQAGVVMKGESFHVRGGRSDEVNYLIDGISVRDATDGTTGLLLNSNALSDLTLLTGIFDAEYGEVMSGVINATVKDGGNRQLNFYHNNGSVFGDLSGRGYRNYQFDAGRSFRGDKVKLFTAGDLTLTDDWDPHRTKVPHQDREDYSLVGKATFNLPYNIRASLLGVQSRSQYGRYSHDWYYMPANYRSDLKKGRLGVFSLNQTISNATFYKISLGWFWNKNQFGVRDTFWDIGRYWWEDIRFLDFWDNQVYYNEYDKLVFTTDYNRYGYDCMLFYRFGNYWKYRERITDERFVKFDLTSQASKYHQLKYGAELKRYIVDNLYLYPTAIGNPIFDVYCRKPSNIGAYFQDKVEYDGLVLNLGVRYERLDLDIKDADTNALWARALEGGQIEARQFVSPRLGLSYVISPNTTFHLGYGRYFQQPQLQYYYQYLKAYDPSEIEGNILGNPALKPSRSTSLEFGTVTELNRDLSADITIYYRDIKDLVSVNLVPALPVPYYQYENVDYASSKGVEVCLKKHYGRHVTGSIRYAFSSSEGTGADANDVMENYLSTVSGESLGTLPRDIRPLDFDQRNKLVVEASLFNKDPVAGRWGWFIRDANLTGIFQFGSGLPYTPLVFNTDKQATPDPSLQRTPSNSQIDIKFTKSFKYYLLNATLSFEILNLFNWDNYNYSYEREISPYEIYTRDWQPEDPQSDYFNTSPYYEAEGDTDGNGVFTVEEQWNRILYYQQLYSANPALSGMPRLYRAGLTIKF; this is encoded by the coding sequence ATGAAGCTAAAGACGATATTCATGGCGGCGGCCTTGGTCCTTTGGGCCGCCGGCCTGCTTAAAGCGGGCGATACCGGCAAGATAGCCGGGCGGGTAATGGATGCCGGAAACGGCGACCCTTTGATGGGGGCCTCGGTTCAGCTGCTGGGGACCAATAAGGGAGCTTTGACCGACAGCCAGGGGTATTATTACATAATAAACATCCCTTCGGGGAAATACAGCCTGAAGGCCTATACCACCGGGTATGCCTCGATGACGGTGACCGACGTCAAATGCAACCAGGACCTGACCACCAAAGTGGATTTCAGGATCAAACCATCGCCCATAAAAACCGAGGGGATAGTGGTGGTGGCCGAGCGGCCGGTGGTTGATAAGGACCTGACCGCCACCAGAAGGGCCATCCGGTTGGATGATTTTCCCAGCATGCCCTGGGACACCCCCGAGAAGGCCCTGGCGTCCCAGGCCGGGGTGGTGATGAAGGGCGAATCTTTTCACGTTCGGGGGGGGCGTTCCGATGAGGTCAATTACCTGATAGACGGCATTTCGGTCAGGGATGCCACCGACGGAACCACCGGGCTGCTGTTGAACAGCAATGCCCTGTCGGACCTGACCCTTCTGACCGGGATCTTCGACGCCGAATACGGAGAGGTGATGTCCGGGGTCATCAATGCCACGGTAAAGGATGGCGGCAACCGGCAGCTTAATTTTTATCACAACAACGGATCGGTCTTTGGCGATCTGTCCGGCAGGGGCTACCGGAACTACCAGTTTGATGCCGGCCGGAGTTTTAGGGGCGATAAAGTGAAGCTATTCACCGCCGGCGACCTGACCTTGACCGACGACTGGGATCCTCACCGGACGAAAGTGCCCCATCAGGACCGGGAGGATTACTCCCTGGTGGGCAAAGCCACCTTCAACCTCCCCTACAACATCAGGGCATCTCTCCTGGGGGTCCAGTCCCGCAGCCAATACGGCCGATACAGCCATGACTGGTATTATATGCCGGCCAATTACCGCTCCGACCTTAAAAAGGGACGGCTGGGTGTTTTCAGCCTTAACCAAACAATCTCCAACGCCACATTTTACAAGATCTCCCTGGGATGGTTCTGGAACAAGAACCAGTTCGGAGTAAGGGATACCTTCTGGGACATCGGGCGCTATTGGTGGGAGGATATCAGGTTTCTGGATTTCTGGGACAATCAGGTATATTACAATGAATATGACAAGCTGGTGTTCACCACCGATTACAACCGCTACGGGTATGACTGCATGTTATTCTACCGTTTCGGGAATTATTGGAAATACCGGGAGCGGATCACCGATGAAAGATTTGTTAAATTTGACCTGACCAGCCAGGCCTCAAAATACCATCAGCTTAAATACGGAGCGGAGCTGAAGAGATATATTGTTGATAATCTGTATCTTTATCCCACCGCCATCGGCAACCCCATTTTTGATGTCTACTGCAGGAAGCCATCAAATATAGGGGCTTATTTTCAGGACAAGGTGGAATATGACGGCCTGGTGCTAAATCTCGGGGTGCGGTATGAACGGCTAGATCTGGACATTAAAGATGCCGATACCAACGCCCTGTGGGCCAGGGCGCTAGAAGGAGGCCAGATCGAGGCCCGGCAGTTTGTCAGCCCCAGGCTGGGACTGTCCTATGTAATCTCGCCCAATACCACCTTTCACTTGGGATACGGCCGGTATTTCCAGCAGCCGCAGCTGCAGTATTATTACCAGTATTTGAAGGCTTACGATCCCTCGGAGATCGAAGGGAACATCCTGGGCAACCCGGCTTTGAAGCCTTCGAGATCAACCTCCCTGGAGTTCGGGACAGTGACCGAGCTGAACAGGGACCTGAGCGCCGATATCACCATCTATTACCGGGACATCAAGGACCTGGTCAGCGTCAACCTTGTTCCCGCCCTGCCGGTGCCTTATTACCAGTATGAGAACGTCGATTACGCATCCTCCAAAGGGGTCGAGGTCTGCCTTAAAAAACATTACGGCCGCCACGTTACCGGATCCATCCGCTATGCCTTTTCCAGCTCGGAGGGGACCGGCGCGGATGCCAACGACGTGATGGAAAATTACCTGTCCACGGTCAGCGGGGAATCGTTGGGCACTTTGCCCCGGGATATCCGCCCCCTGGATTTCGACCAGAGGAACAAGCTGGTTGTTGAGGCATCACTGTTCAACAAGGACCCGGTCGCCGGGCGCTGGGGCTGGTTTATCCGTGACGCCAACCTTACCGGAATATTCCAGTTCGGCAGCGGACTGCCATATACCCCCCTGGTCTTCAACACGGACAAGCAGGCCACCCCCGACCCCTCTTTACAGCGCACCCCCAGCAATTCGCAGATAGACATCAAATTCACCAAGAGCTTCAAATATTACCTGCTGAACGCCACCCTCAGCTTTGAGATATTAAATCTCTTCAACTGGGACAACTATAATTACTCCTATGAAAGGGAGATCAGCCCTTACGAAATATATACCCGGGATTGGCAGCCCGAAGATCCCCAGAGCGATTACTTTAACACCAGTCCCTATTACGAAGCCGAGGGGGACACCGACGGGAACGGGGTGTTTACGGTAGAGGAGCAATGGAACCGCATATTATATTACCAGCAGCTGTACTCTGCCAATCCGGCCCTGTCCGGAATGCCCCGCCTGTACCGGGCAGGGTTAACAATAAAATTTTAA
- a CDS encoding PEGA domain-containing protein, giving the protein MNRFVMITIALAGAAWLSGCQHHPVYPDVGSVYVISSPTPCEVVIDGINTKRLTPAKIDGLKVGKHQVDVMHFGYKVWSQQVDIEPGTTKRLSASLAAMNYRVIKKVTLPISAASDMAYLPEIGKAYVTHSNWLTGLSAYQISDSDAIWQNYIEIGKTGQGQIAASSAAKRIYVECQDTITAINLSTENMIKRITTTRPMGYTEIVFSLDGNWAITADSSDRSLGIIDTKTDSVVRYINLDGKPTDVAISPDGRYLFVTCKESRKFLKVNFQSGLVENELSTGSYPGAIFFNNSWDILGFCNMGRDELTIVPVDISSWAAVNGPTLAYGEVVRGACFSGDGAYVWVVTTDLPIIGSPAPLPIGNIILIYLSSWQPVTYISSGQYPLAVYQSPDGKFLYLLEYYDILVFRTDTE; this is encoded by the coding sequence ATGAACCGTTTTGTCATGATAACAATTGCCCTGGCGGGAGCGGCCTGGCTGTCAGGCTGCCAGCACCATCCGGTATACCCCGACGTCGGCTCGGTGTATGTCATCTCCTCGCCGACGCCCTGCGAAGTGGTGATAGACGGGATAAACACCAAGCGGCTTACCCCGGCCAAAATAGACGGCCTGAAGGTGGGGAAGCATCAGGTCGATGTGATGCACTTTGGATACAAGGTGTGGTCCCAACAGGTGGACATCGAGCCGGGCACTACCAAACGCCTGTCAGCCTCGTTGGCCGCCATGAATTACCGGGTGATAAAAAAGGTGACGTTGCCTATAAGTGCGGCATCCGATATGGCATATCTGCCCGAGATTGGCAAAGCGTATGTCACACATTCAAACTGGCTGACCGGACTATCGGCATACCAAATAAGCGACTCTGATGCAATATGGCAAAACTACATCGAGATAGGCAAGACGGGTCAGGGCCAAATTGCCGCCAGCTCTGCGGCCAAACGGATATATGTTGAATGCCAAGACACGATCACAGCTATCAACCTATCAACCGAAAACATGATCAAGCGGATCACTACCACCCGACCGATGGGATACACCGAGATTGTTTTTTCGCTGGATGGCAATTGGGCGATAACCGCCGACAGCAGCGACCGGAGCCTGGGAATAATTGATACCAAAACAGACAGCGTGGTAAGATATATAAACCTGGACGGAAAACCGACCGACGTGGCCATCAGCCCCGATGGCCGGTACCTGTTCGTTACCTGCAAGGAAAGCCGAAAATTCCTTAAAGTGAATTTTCAAAGCGGCCTGGTGGAGAACGAACTATCCACCGGATCGTATCCCGGAGCCATTTTCTTTAACAACAGTTGGGATATCTTGGGCTTCTGCAATATGGGCAGGGATGAGTTGACCATTGTCCCGGTGGATATCAGCAGCTGGGCCGCCGTCAATGGTCCGACCCTGGCCTATGGAGAAGTGGTAAGAGGGGCCTGCTTTTCCGGTGACGGGGCCTATGTTTGGGTGGTGACAACCGATCTGCCCATTATTGGAAGTCCAGCACCATTGCCTATAGGGAATATAATTTTGATATACCTATCATCCTGGCAGCCGGTGACATACATTTCTTCGGGCCAATATCCGTTGGCGGTATATCAATCCCCAGATGGTAAATTTCTCTATTTGTTGGAGTATTACGACATTCTTGTTTTTCGAACCGACACCGAATAA
- a CDS encoding PorV/PorQ family protein: MKRSITIFTILALIGLASLAQAGTAPDYSNVGRAGLQFLKIGAGSRGVAMGGAFTAVATDASALYWNPAGIARLKKTEVIFSHTNWLVDLNHEYVGVVLPMGLMGNIGFSATFLSYGEIVRTTIDDIETIAREDWGEGLTPFSANDLALAVTYARNLTDKFTVGVTSKYVREKIADMSTGGLAFDVGTYYRTGYKTLRIAMAILNYGPDVSFSGKDLQAEKEETTWPENYTGNSWEIVTTPFQMPLQFKMGVAYDFMFGKSHLLTTSTELVHPNDGNEKVLLGAEYAWKNPILDFALRGGYKYDPDWYETKSAMDNVSAGMGVSKALGTSKFNIDYAYTNMGYLENVHRFSVGLGF; encoded by the coding sequence ATGAAAAGATCAATCACAATTTTTACCATTTTGGCTCTGATCGGCCTGGCTTCCCTGGCCCAGGCGGGGACCGCCCCGGACTACTCCAACGTGGGCAGGGCCGGGCTGCAGTTTCTAAAGATCGGTGCCGGGTCACGGGGCGTGGCCATGGGCGGGGCGTTCACGGCGGTCGCCACCGATGCTTCCGCGCTTTACTGGAATCCGGCCGGGATCGCCCGGCTCAAGAAGACCGAGGTGATATTCTCCCACACCAACTGGCTGGTCGACCTGAATCACGAATACGTGGGGGTGGTGCTTCCCATGGGATTGATGGGCAATATCGGCTTCAGCGCCACCTTTCTTTCCTACGGGGAAATTGTAAGAACCACCATCGATGACATCGAGACCATAGCCAGGGAGGACTGGGGAGAAGGCCTGACGCCTTTCTCCGCCAACGATCTGGCGCTGGCCGTGACCTATGCCCGGAACCTGACCGACAAATTCACGGTGGGGGTCACTTCAAAGTATGTTCGGGAGAAGATAGCCGACATGAGCACCGGGGGTCTGGCCTTTGATGTGGGGACCTATTATCGTACCGGCTACAAGACCCTGCGCATAGCGATGGCCATTTTAAATTACGGGCCGGATGTCAGTTTCTCCGGGAAGGACCTTCAGGCCGAAAAAGAGGAGACCACCTGGCCGGAAAATTACACCGGGAACTCCTGGGAAATAGTCACCACACCCTTCCAGATGCCCCTGCAGTTCAAGATGGGCGTGGCTTACGATTTTATGTTCGGGAAATCCCACCTTTTGACCACCTCCACCGAACTGGTGCATCCCAATGACGGAAATGAAAAGGTTCTGCTGGGCGCCGAATATGCCTGGAAGAACCCCATCCTTGATTTTGCACTGCGGGGAGGCTACAAGTACGACCCCGATTGGTATGAGACCAAGAGCGCCATGGACAATGTCAGCGCCGGAATGGGCGTCAGCAAAGCCCTTGGCACCAGCAAATTCAACATAGATTACGCTTACACCAACATGGGCTATCTGGAGAACGTCCACCGCTTTAGCGTGGGATTAGGATTCTAA
- a CDS encoding TonB-dependent receptor: MKTLKFLIAAMVCVVMTGGLLFAGTTGKIVGTVTDSETKEPIPGAVVELLGTTIGANTDIDGRYFIVNVPVGSYSLKARMMGYETVTITNVKSIMDLTTTINFKLKPTVLLSEGITVTAKRQMVIPDATSTSRVVSTKEIMAMPNASATNVIGNTAGVVSSGGQMNVRGGRSDEMAFFVDGVSVTDALSGSMGAQINTAAIEEVMVITGGFNAEYGEAMSGVVNVVTKDGGDKFNMYGRYTTDMFMLSKSRNYNKGEISLGGPVPYVKNLGYFLSGELNNTDDIRPCFMPDTYYEHDPSKDYFWADTLRYSRATWDSIFAPDTTFLYMGWTGDWVDSSDAAWAEELERRIAEGTMRGWKEYDKNYLPHGDFNSYRVQGKLSYNIQPINAKISVGGFANRDQRGLYTASFKYNLDNYYSYLQKAYQVNATWRQQLGNNTFYTLIFNKFSTKTQQGVRDSVAESTRSWWEDYTFLSDEDANGDSIYDAYAGQSYSDNDVNNPYGVDGVFYTTGLARLWQKTLAAYWGAKLDVTSQINRFNQIQGGAEFKRHNVYTKNNSLPWDPVPFKDYYDFNPITGAAYLQDKLEFEGFIVNAGLRLDMLMPECQKKVNNFNLTDTASYMDSETKFKLSPRLGMSHPVTDRTVLHVSYGHFFQQPQLQYLYESLQANISRGNTIMGDPDLGAQRTIAYEIGFSQQFSNDVAGDITIYYKDIFDLMGTRLLRDSISGLDYTSYLNAEYGNTRGFEATIQKRPGNGMFSGKLSYTLMLAKGTASSALESYLNNYNSGTDPATGLPYPSPKVDSYLEFDQRHTFSVSTNVDFDANFGPKVLGFKPAANVSISLLNNLGSGFPYTITDARGKQVGETNEGRMPWTWNCDLLASKSFTVAGLKMSLDLQILNLFNRKNVQNVYAYTGATDNDGKVFDLATYIALGSIPDSVSYTVDGSGNDVMVPNRYYSKWRDLNSDGTIDPYESYTTAIAAHNDYISDPYSGGRVPNTAAYAGPRRATMGLSFNF, translated from the coding sequence ATGAAGACTCTAAAGTTCTTAATTGCAGCCATGGTCTGTGTGGTGATGACCGGCGGTTTATTGTTTGCCGGCACCACCGGGAAGATAGTCGGGACCGTGACGGATTCCGAGACCAAAGAACCGATCCCCGGAGCGGTAGTGGAGCTGCTGGGCACCACCATCGGCGCCAATACCGACATAGACGGGCGGTACTTCATAGTCAACGTTCCGGTGGGGAGCTATTCCCTGAAGGCCAGGATGATGGGCTATGAGACGGTGACCATCACCAATGTCAAATCCATCATGGATCTGACCACCACCATCAATTTCAAGCTCAAACCAACCGTCCTGCTGAGCGAGGGGATCACCGTTACCGCCAAGCGGCAGATGGTCATCCCCGACGCCACCTCCACCTCCCGGGTGGTCTCCACCAAGGAGATCATGGCCATGCCCAACGCCAGTGCCACCAACGTCATCGGCAACACCGCCGGGGTGGTCAGTTCGGGCGGCCAGATGAACGTCCGGGGCGGACGTTCCGATGAGATGGCCTTTTTCGTGGACGGCGTTTCGGTGACCGATGCCCTGAGCGGATCCATGGGCGCCCAGATCAACACTGCCGCCATCGAAGAGGTGATGGTCATCACCGGCGGCTTCAACGCCGAATACGGCGAGGCCATGTCCGGGGTGGTCAACGTGGTCACCAAGGACGGCGGCGACAAGTTCAACATGTACGGCCGCTATACCACCGACATGTTCATGCTCAGCAAGAGCCGCAACTACAACAAGGGCGAGATCAGCCTGGGAGGCCCGGTGCCCTATGTCAAGAACCTGGGCTATTTCCTGTCGGGCGAGCTCAACAACACCGACGATATCCGCCCCTGCTTCATGCCCGATACCTATTACGAGCACGACCCCAGCAAGGATTATTTCTGGGCCGACACCCTGCGCTACAGCCGGGCAACCTGGGACAGCATCTTTGCGCCGGACACTACTTTTCTTTATATGGGCTGGACCGGGGACTGGGTGGATTCTTCGGATGCCGCCTGGGCGGAAGAACTGGAGAGACGCATAGCCGAGGGGACCATGAGGGGTTGGAAGGAATACGACAAGAACTACCTGCCCCACGGCGATTTCAACAGCTACCGGGTGCAGGGCAAACTCAGCTATAATATCCAGCCCATCAACGCCAAGATCTCGGTGGGCGGTTTTGCCAACCGCGACCAGAGGGGATTATACACCGCATCCTTCAAATACAACCTGGATAATTACTATTCCTATCTCCAAAAGGCCTACCAGGTGAACGCCACCTGGCGGCAACAGTTGGGGAACAACACCTTCTACACCCTGATATTCAACAAATTCTCCACCAAGACCCAGCAAGGTGTCAGGGACTCGGTGGCCGAATCCACCAGGAGCTGGTGGGAGGACTACACCTTCCTGTCGGATGAGGATGCCAACGGGGACAGCATCTATGACGCCTACGCCGGACAATCCTACAGCGACAACGACGTCAATAATCCATACGGGGTGGACGGCGTTTTTTATACTACCGGTCTGGCCCGTCTGTGGCAAAAAACCCTGGCCGCCTACTGGGGCGCCAAATTGGACGTGACCTCCCAGATCAACCGGTTCAACCAGATCCAGGGCGGAGCCGAATTCAAGAGACACAATGTATATACCAAGAACAATTCCCTGCCTTGGGATCCGGTTCCCTTCAAGGATTACTACGACTTCAACCCCATCACCGGAGCGGCCTACCTGCAGGACAAGCTGGAGTTCGAGGGATTCATCGTCAACGCCGGCCTAAGGCTGGACATGCTGATGCCGGAATGCCAGAAGAAGGTCAACAACTTCAACCTTACCGACACCGCCTCCTATATGGACTCCGAAACAAAGTTCAAACTCAGTCCCCGGCTGGGCATGTCCCACCCGGTGACGGACCGCACCGTCCTGCACGTAAGCTACGGCCACTTCTTCCAGCAGCCCCAGCTGCAGTACCTGTACGAGTCGCTGCAGGCCAACATCTCCCGGGGCAACACCATCATGGGGGACCCGGACCTGGGCGCCCAGCGCACCATTGCCTATGAGATCGGCTTCTCCCAGCAGTTCAGCAACGATGTGGCCGGCGACATCACAATATATTACAAGGACATTTTCGACCTGATGGGCACCAGGCTTTTAAGGGATTCCATTTCGGGGTTGGACTACACTTCCTACCTCAATGCCGAATACGGCAACACCCGGGGGTTCGAGGCCACCATCCAAAAACGCCCCGGCAACGGGATGTTCTCCGGCAAGCTGTCCTATACCCTGATGCTGGCCAAGGGCACGGCCTCCAGTGCTTTGGAAAGTTATCTTAATAACTATAACAGCGGGACCGATCCGGCCACCGGCCTGCCCTATCCCAGCCCCAAGGTCGATTCCTATCTGGAGTTCGACCAGCGGCACACTTTCTCGGTCTCCACCAACGTCGATTTCGACGCCAACTTCGGCCCCAAGGTTCTGGGGTTCAAGCCGGCGGCCAACGTCTCCATCAGCCTGCTCAACAACCTGGGCAGCGGCTTCCCCTATACCATCACCGATGCCAGGGGCAAACAGGTAGGCGAGACCAACGAGGGAAGAATGCCCTGGACCTGGAACTGCGATCTGCTGGCCAGCAAATCATTTACGGTGGCCGGCCTTAAAATGTCGCTGGACCTGCAGATCCTGAACCTGTTCAACCGCAAGAACGTCCAGAATGTCTATGCCTACACCGGCGCCACCGACAACGACGGAAAAGTTTTCGATCTGGCTACCTATATTGCCCTGGGAAGCATCCCCGACAGCGTCTCCTATACGGTTGACGGATCCGGCAACGATGTGATGGTTCCCAACCGGTATTACAGCAAATGGAGAGACCTTAATTCCGACGGCACCATAGACCCCTACGAAAGCTATACCACCGCCATCGCTGCCCATAACGACTATATCAGCGATCCCTACAGCGGCGGCCGGGTGCCAAATACCGCCGCCTATGCCGGACCGCGCCGGGCAACCATGGGTCTGAGCTTCAATTTTTAA
- a CDS encoding four helix bundle protein encodes MVDLKIRTKDFALQIIRLYSKLPKNNVAQILGKQMLRSGTSVGANFREAARARSKEEFISKANISLQELEETGYWLELISESCRYELDEINAAVKENNELTAIFVTIIKNTKKLLVKK; translated from the coding sequence ATGGTAGATTTGAAAATACGGACCAAAGACTTTGCGTTACAGATAATCCGGCTATACAGCAAACTGCCCAAAAATAATGTTGCCCAGATACTCGGAAAGCAGATGCTGAGGTCCGGCACCTCGGTCGGTGCAAACTTTCGCGAAGCTGCCAGGGCGCGATCCAAAGAGGAATTTATTTCCAAGGCTAATATTTCGCTCCAAGAACTTGAAGAAACGGGGTATTGGCTGGAACTGATTTCAGAAAGCTGCCGGTATGAACTTGACGAAATCAATGCCGCCGTAAAAGAGAACAATGAACTTACTGCGATATTCGTGACGATAATAAAAAATACAAAGAAGCTTCTCGTTAAAAAATAA